AAAGCAGGGTGGGGCCGGATTGCGGTGGGCATTGCCGCGGTCGTCGGTGTCGTCGCTGGCGCCATCTGGGCCGGTTCGGCCGCCCTGGCGGCACCCGCAACCCCAAGGCCCACGATCACGTCGGGACCCGGCGACCCGACCACCTCGCGGACGGCGTCATTCACCTATGCCGACAGCAAGTCGGGAGCCTCCTTCCGCTGCGCTTTGGACTCCGGTGACTTCCACTCGTGCTCCACGAGCGGCAAGACCTACACCAACCTCTCTCTCGGTTCGCACACCTTCCGGGTGGAGGCCAGGGCGTTCTCGCTGGGCGAGAGCTCCCCGGCGTCCTGGACCTGGACCATCGTCGATCCCAATGGTCCCCCGAAGCCGGTCATCACCGAGCGGGCGGACAGCACCACACGGGACACCAACCCTGAGTTCGGGTACTACGACCTGCAGGGCAACGTTCACTTCCTGTGCTCGCTCGATGGCGGCCCGCAGGTGCACTGCACGGGTGACACCGACCACGACGGCGACAATTTCTCCAACAAGCACTGCAACTCCGACAACGACAACGAGAACGGGGACGATCGAGACGGCGATGACGACGGGCAGGGCGGCCGGAACGGTTGCTCCTTCGGCGAGATCGAGTACCACCACCTCTCGCCCGGCGAGCACTGCTTTTCGGTCGTCGCCGTAGACCGGGCCGGGACGCAGAGCACACCCGCCGAGTTCTGCTGGACGATCAAGGGCAAGAACAACAACCAGCCGTTCTCGATCAGCGGCAACGCCAGCTCGCCCTTCTTCCCGGGTGCCCCCGCCCAACCGCTGGACTTGGTCCTCACGAACCCGAACAACTACGACCTCAGAGTGACGAGCATCACAGTCGGCGTGCAGGCAGGCACGACGTCGCCCGGGGGCGGTCCCGTGCCCGCCTGCAACGGCACGACCAACATCACGGTGACCCGGCAGTTCAGCGGAACGGTGATCGTTCCGGCCAATTCGACGAAGTCGCTGACCGATCTCGGCGCGGCCGCATCGCAGTTCCCGCTCCTGCAGATGCCTGACCTACCGGTGAGCCAGGACGCTTGTCAGGGCGTCACCTTCCACATGTCGTACGCAGGAACTGGAGTGCAGGCATGAGGCGGCCGATTCTGGTTGCAATCTTCTGCGCCCTGACGATGTTGCTGAGCGCGGGCGCGGCCCGGGCCTATTTCTCTGGTAGCGGCTCCGGCACGGGAACCGCCAGCGTGGGGACGATGCAGGCCGTCACCGTGGCGGCCTACACAGGCGAGACCCTCACCTCACAGCTCTACCCGGGTGGCCCCGCCGCTGACGTGGTTCTCAAGGTCACGAATCCCAACAACTTCACTGTGACGGTCACGAGTGTGACTGCCGGGGTCGGCCCGATCACTGCTGATGGCAGCCACCCGGCCTGCACGACCACCGGGGTGACGTTCACCGCCCCAGGCACCGTGAACCTCGCTGTGCCAGCCAACACCACCGGCGCGGTCTTTCACCTGCCGGGCGCCGCCGCAATGAGCACGGCCTCGTCGAACGGTTGCCAGGGAGCGACCTTCAGCATCCCCGTCCAGATCACGGTGCACTCATGAGCAGAGGGACTCGTTCGTACGCTCGCGCCGTCAGCACCGGCCGAGCCTCGCGCCGGCTCGTCCTGGGCCTCGTGATGCTCATGATCTGTGCCACCATCGGCGGGGCCTTTGCGTTCTTCACGACCACGAACTCGAGCAACCCGGCCACCGCTGCCGCCCAGGGCCTGCCTCAGGGCGCCACACCCACCCTCGCCACCTTCGGGACCACCGTCACCGTGACCTTCGCCACGGTGAGCACCACTGGTACGCCTGCCGCCCAGGTCACCAACTACAACGTCGTTCGCTATGTGTCTGGGACCGCATCGTCCAGCCCGATCACTGGAAGCTGCAGCACCGTCGGGACCACAGTCGCCTGCGTCGACAACGCCGGCACCGGCAGCTGGCAGTACACCGACACGCCGGTCCTGGCGAACTGGACGGGCCAGGAGAGCGCCAAGAGCGCCGGCATCACCGTGGGCGCTCCGCCGCAGGTGACCTCCATCAATCGCAACGACGCCAACCCCACCAAGGCCGCCACCCTCCACTGGACGGTGACCTTCAACCAGCCCGTGGTGCACGTCTCCACGAGCAACTTCTCGCTGGCCACCAGCGGTCTGACCCGCACGCCGAGCATCTCGCTCTCGCCGGCGTCCGGGCCGGCGACGACCTACATCGTCACCGCCACCACCTCCGGCGTGTCGGGGTCGGGCACCATCGGCCTGAACCTCACCAGTGCGGGCACAATCCAGAACTCATCAGCTCAAGCTCTCGCTGGACCGCTGCCCTTCCCGGGTCAGACCTACAACTTCGACAATCAAGACCCGTCGGTGGCCATCACCCAGGTAAACGGGAACACGGTCACATTTCCCTTCTTTACCACCGGGACCGTGACCTCGATCGGCGGCACATGTGGAATAGCAACCGGCGACTTGATCACCGTAACGCTCACCGTGTCATCCCCGCCGCAGACCGGCACCACAACCTGTAATGCGGGAGGTACCTGGAACTTCACGCTTGGGACCTCGCTGACGGCCACGGGGTCATACACGGCCACCGCGTCCCAGGCGGACAGCGTCGGCAACCTCGGCACCGCAACGGTGACGATCAACATCGACCGGACGGCGCCCACCATCTCGCTCACGCAGGTCAACGGCGCCACTGTCACCTTCCCGTACGCCACCAACGCGACCTCTGTCAATTCGGTCGGTGGCAGTTGTGGAACAGCGAGTGGCGACTTGGCGCCGGTGACCGTCACAATCACGGTGCAGGCGCAGACTGGCGCGGCAAATTGTGCCAGCGGCTCTTGGACCTACACACTGGGTACGCCTCTAACGGCACAGGGCACGTATACGGCAAGCGCTAGCCAGAGCGATTCGGCGGGCAATGTCGGCGCCACAGGTGTCAAGACAATCATCATTGACCGGACCCCCCCAACGGCCACCGTCACCTTCCCAGTGACCGGAACGAGCTACTCCATCGGCAACAACGGAACAAACAGTTGGGACGGCAACTCCTGCATTGTCAACGGCGTGAGTGGGACCATGTGTGGCACGGCTGGCGACAGCGGGAGCGGCGTTGCTACGGTGCAGATTGCCGTGTTCTCGGCGACGGCGAACAAGTGGTGGGACGGCTCTTTCAATCTCACTACCGGAGCGGCCAGCTTCACCTTGTCCACTGAGACCTTCTTCACGGTCGCCGGCACCACAGCCTGGAGCCAGACCTGGAACAACCTTGCGTTTGGCCCAGCGCCAACAGGCAACCAGACGTTAGCCTTCACCGTCCAGGCTCAATCGATCGATGCAGCAGGCAACACCTCTGCGCCCGCAACGGTTTCGTTCAGCGTCAAGAAATAGACGCGCAGACTTTATTTTGCAGCGGAGGCGACCAGCGGCAGCCAGCTACGAGCGGGCCGCGATTTCCCGAAAAAGCGCTTCAGCATTTCGACCCGTGGATGCGTCGAGGGCGGACTCGCAATCCTCGAGGCTGACTAGCGCCTCCTGCTCGCCCGCCGTTACCCGGATCTTGTAGCGGATGATGTGCGGCCGGGCCCCGCCCGGGGCAGCAAACTCAACCCGCTCGTCAGACGCCGCGACCTCGGCAGTGAACTCGGAGCCTTCGCCGCCGAACCGCTCCCGCAGCCGTTCGCAGAGCTTCTCGGCCTCATCCCGGATCACCGCACCACCTCGCCGA
This genomic stretch from Actinomycetota bacterium harbors:
- a CDS encoding Ig-like domain-containing protein; translated protein: MLMICATIGGAFAFFTTTNSSNPATAAAQGLPQGATPTLATFGTTVTVTFATVSTTGTPAAQVTNYNVVRYVSGTASSSPITGSCSTVGTTVACVDNAGTGSWQYTDTPVLANWTGQESAKSAGITVGAPPQVTSINRNDANPTKAATLHWTVTFNQPVVHVSTSNFSLATSGLTRTPSISLSPASGPATTYIVTATTSGVSGSGTIGLNLTSAGTIQNSSAQALAGPLPFPGQTYNFDNQDPSVAITQVNGNTVTFPFFTTGTVTSIGGTCGIATGDLITVTLTVSSPPQTGTTTCNAGGTWNFTLGTSLTATGSYTATASQADSVGNLGTATVTINIDRTAPTISLTQVNGATVTFPYATNATSVNSVGGSCGTASGDLAPVTVTITVQAQTGAANCASGSWTYTLGTPLTAQGTYTASASQSDSAGNVGATGVKTIIIDRTPPTATVTFPVTGTSYSIGNNGTNSWDGNSCIVNGVSGTMCGTAGDSGSGVATVQIAVFSATANKWWDGSFNLTTGAASFTLSTETFFTVAGTTAWSQTWNNLAFGPAPTGNQTLAFTVQAQSIDAAGNTSAPATVSFSVKK